In the genome of Gemmatimonadota bacterium, the window CTTGACCGCCGATCCGGATATGACCGGGACGGTCGCCGCAGCAGGAGTTCCCGTGGTGATCATGCACACGGCGGGCACACCGCGGGACATGCAGCGGAATCCCGGTTACCGCGATACCGTGAACGAAATCGTCGCGTGGCTGGACGCACGCATAGAACACGCCGTGGCGCACGGCATCCGGAGATCGCGGATCATAATCGATCCCGGCATCGGCTTCGGCAAACGGCTCAGCGACAACCTGCTCCTGATCCGGTCCCTGGCGTCATTCCAGCGTCTGAATCGCCCCATTCTGGTCGGCCCGTCGCGGAAGTCCTTCATCGGCCGTGTGCTCGACGTGGAGAAAGACGACCGGATGGAGGGCACGGCGGCCGCGGTCGCGCTTGGCGTCGCCAACGGCGCCAGCATCGTCAGGGTACACGACGTCAGGGAAATGAGCCGCGTGGTCCGCATGACCGACGCGATCTGCAAGGCGCGACAGGAGTAGGCGTCCACAGAAAACAAGGCCATCCATCTTCCATCATGACCATAGACATCGTTATCCTGGGCTCCGGTGGCGCCATACCGACCCTGACGCGAAACCTGCCGTCCGTGGCCGTCCAGTGCGACGGCCGCGTGTTCCTCTTCGACTGCGGGGAAGGCACGCAGACGCAAATGGTCCGGGCGAAGTTGCCCCTGAGCAAGATCGAACGGATCTATGTTTCCCATCTGCACGGCGACCACGTGATGGGACTGCCCGGTTTGCTGATGACCATGGGGCAGATACCCAGAGAACGGGCCCTGAACATCCACGGGCCTCCGGGCATTTCAGAGTTCGTGGAAGGCAACCGTCGATTTCTGGGCCACCAGTGCCCCTTCCCCGTGATCGTCACGGAGACCAAAGGCGGCCTGGTCTCCGAGGACGACACGGTCTTCGTCGAGGCCGTACCCGTGGATCACAGCTGCTTTACGCTGGCCTTCGCCTTCCAGGAGAGAGCGCGTCCCGGTCAGTTCCAGGTCGAGGAAGCGCGGCGGCTGGGCATACCGCCGGGACCGCTCTACGGGCGGCTGCAGGCCGGTGAAGACGTGAAGCTGAGGGATGGACGGGTGATCAAGCCCGAACAGGTCCTGGGTCCCACCCGGCGGGGCCGGAAGATC includes:
- the folP gene encoding dihydropteroate synthase, producing MDDERVIEGDGFHWDCSQRTRIMGVLNVTPDSFYDGGRYWDPLTAVRHGQRLAEEGADVIDVGGESTRPGAEPVGLEEELRRVIPVIEKLKDRIEQPVSIDTRKAEVARRAIDVGARMVNDVSGLTADPDMTGTVAAAGVPVVIMHTAGTPRDMQRNPGYRDTVNEIVAWLDARIEHAVAHGIRRSRIIIDPGIGFGKRLSDNLLLIRSLASFQRLNRPILVGPSRKSFIGRVLDVEKDDRMEGTAAAVALGVANGASIVRVHDVREMSRVVRMTDAICKARQE
- the rnz gene encoding ribonuclease Z; the encoded protein is MTIDIVILGSGGAIPTLTRNLPSVAVQCDGRVFLFDCGEGTQTQMVRAKLPLSKIERIYVSHLHGDHVMGLPGLLMTMGQIPRERALNIHGPPGISEFVEGNRRFLGHQCPFPVIVTETKGGLVSEDDTVFVEAVPVDHSCFTLAFAFQERARPGQFQVEEARRLGIPPGPLYGRLQAGEDVKLRDGRVIKPEQVLGPTRRGRKIVYATDTRPCDQVESLALEADVLIHDGMFSDDLRAQARQKHHSTVVQAARIARRAKVGNLVLTHISSRYMQDGPLAAEARKVFPATRVARDLMEFNVPMYK